In Macadamia integrifolia cultivar HAES 741 chromosome 1, SCU_Mint_v3, whole genome shotgun sequence, a single window of DNA contains:
- the LOC122076076 gene encoding disease resistance protein RPH8A-like: MAEGAIISFSQRLGVIVLEEYKFLHGVQDQVASLRDELQWISSFLKDAAMQGNKNERVDIWVSQIRDLAYDAEDVLDIFILKVKRLRRRSIRMLINYPSRLITLHNLGNKIDSINRRIDRISTYRSKYALDKLEDKGSLGKDVALNERTAPDLVEDDVVGFESRTKEVVQMLLLNQDSPMFHVVSIVGMPGAGKTTLAHVVYDDVKYQFDSCAWIYVSPKFKPESLLQSIKKQNPRMKEDMGKLLVVFDDVRKRKDWDTLNNGVLDNITSTQKRILITSRFGKVAKRANSSMDPYEMKPLDKDKSLELLKRMVFPKKSCFPKQLKDLPEIIVRKCEGLPLAIVVLGGLLSRKQKTVDVWNKILHNVRWQLLQGSSTEWLELPSLSYDNLPNFLKPCFLYFGLFPEDCPIDCEILIQLWIAEGFIEERGAETMEDVAEDYLEELIQRSMIQAGRRRFNGSLETCGIHDLFREFAISKGRQDKFLDVLGSKSSATRTMSRRLAVHSTNEVAKIPDSSSLNNPRSILWFNCLRNVRLEDKSFYKSFKLLRVLDLQGASLRILPDEIGKLVLLKYLNLHGARIGKLPSSIRNLRNLLTLDISETQINGIPWAVWELEELRNFYTNLHSDHQNSNSSNSGNDGVSSNLRCKIIDYYHSGAPQQIGRLRNLRTLSTRGDNWIFNDFWQLANLRKLKITEVNMELYGVELSNSILHFIYLRELDISWNKGTLQFPDSLPQHIHLCKLRLSGEMLNLPADPFFFPPNLAELRLSLTDLKEEGELMETLAALKNLKLLQLQEVSFLGNQMVFPADGFPKLIRLDLLALKELQEWKVEDRSLRSLKVLNLVCLENLKEIPDGLQKVTTLQKLRLLGMPEELVNRVERDVGVDWYKIKHIPTIKFKSGHFGVELLERV; the protein is encoded by the coding sequence atggctgaaGGAGCAATTATATCTTTTTCCCAGAGACTCGGGGTGATCGTACTGGAAGAATACAAATTTTTGCATGGGGTGCAAGACCAGGTTGCGTCTCTTCGTGATGAGCTCCAATGGATCAGTTCCTTTCTAAAGGATGCTGCAATGCAAGGGAATAAGAATGAGAGAGTGGACATATGGGTCAGCCAGATCAGAGACCTTGCTTACGATGCTGAGGATGTCCTTGACATCTTCATCCTCAAGGTAAAGCGGCTACGGCGAAGAAGCATAAGAATGCTTATCAATTATCCTAGCCGACTCATTACTCTTCACAATTTGGGGAACAAGATTGACAGCATCAACAGAAGGATCGATAGGATTTCAACTTACAGATCCAAGTATGCCCTTGATAAGTTAGAGGATAAAGGGTCTTTGGGCAAGGATGTAGCATTGAATGAGAGGACAGCCCCTGATCTGGTGGAAGACGATGTCGTTGGCTTCGAAAGTCGGACAAAAGAAGTGGTTCAAATGTTGTTATTGAACCAAGATTCACCAATGTTTCATGTTGTTTCAATAGTTGGGATGCCTGGTGCAGGTAAGACCACCCTTGCTCACGTGGTCTACGATGATGTTAAATATCAATTTGACTCTTGTGCTTGGATATATGTCTCCCCAAAATTTAAACCAGAAAGTCTCTTGCAAAGCATCAAGAAGCAAAATCCTAGGATGAAAGAAGATATGGGGAAATTATTAGTGGTGTTTGATGAtgtaaggaaaaggaaagattGGGACACATTAAACAATGGTGTCCTAGACAATATCACAAGCACACAAAAAAGAATACTAATTACTTCTCGCTTTGGTAAAGTAGCAAAGCGCGCCAACTCATCTATGGATCCCTATGAGATGAAGCCTTTGGATAAAGATAAGAGCTTAGAGCTCCTGAAAAGGATGGTTTTCCCTAAGAAAAGTTGTTTCCCTAAACAACTAAAGGATTTACCTGAGATAATTGTCAGAAAGTGCGAAGGTTTACCACTTGCAATTGTTGTATTGGGTGGTCTCTTGTCAAGAAAGCAGAAAACGGTTGATGTGTGGAACAAAATACTGCACAATGTGAGGTGGCAGCTACTTCAAGGCTCTTCTACTGAATGGTTGGAGCTACCGTCTTTAAGTTATGATAATCTGCCTAATTTCTTGAAGCCTTGTTTTCTCTATTTTGGCCTATTCCCAGAAGATTGTCCGATCGATTGTGAAATCTTAATACAGTTATGGATCGCAGAGGGTTTCATAGAAGAGAGAGGAGCAGAAACAATGGAGGATGTTGCTGAGGACTACCTTGAAGAACTAATTCAAAGGAGCATGATCCAAGCAGGACGTAGAAGATTCAATGGAAGTCTTGAAACATGTGGCATCCATGATCTCTTTCGAGAGTTTGCGATCTCAAAAGGACGACAAGACAAATTTCTTGATGTTTTGGGTAGTAAAAGTTCGGCAACCCGTACTATGTCACGTCGACTTGCGGTTCATTCAACTAATGAGGTTGCTAAAATCCCGGATAGCTCCTCTTTAAATAATCCACGTTCGATTTTGTGGTTCAATTGCTTGAGGAATGTAAGATTAGAGGACAAATCTTTCTATAAAAGCTTCAAACTTCTTAGAGTTCTGGATCTACAAGGGGCATCTCTCAGGATCTTACCCGATGAAATAGGGAAACTTGTCCTCCTCAAGTACTTGAATCTACATGGAGCCAGGATAGGAAAGCTTCCATCCTCAATTCGCAATCTCCGAAATTTACTAACTCTAGATATATCTGAGACTCAAATCAATGGCATACCTTGGGCAGTATGGGAATTGGAAGAGCTAAGGAATTTTTATACTAATCTTCACTCTgatcatcaaaattcaaattcatctAATTCTGGTAATGATGGAGTTTCTTCTAATCTTCGCTGCAAGATTATTGACTATTATCATAGTGGTGCTCCTCAACAAATCGGGCGACTAAGGAATCTTCGGACACTATCTACAAGAGGAGACAATTGGATATTCAATGACTTTTGGCAATTGGCCAATCTCAGAAAGCTCAAGATAACTGAAGTGAATATGGAACTTTATGGAGTAGAATTATCTAATTCGATTCTCCACTTTATATACCTTAGGGAGTTGGACATCAGTTGGAACAAGGGCACACTACAATTTCCAGATTCACTTCCACAACATATTCACCTCTGCAAACTGAGATTATCAGGAGAGATGTTAAATCTACCAgctgatcctttttttttcccaccaaaTCTTGCTGAACTGCGGTTATCTCTTACTGATCTAAAGGAGGAAGGTGAGTTGATGGAAACCCTAGCAGCATTAAAGAACCTGAAGCTTCTCCAACTCCAAGAGGTATCTTTCTTGGGAAACCAGATGGTTTTTCCTGCAGATGGGTTTCCTAAGCTTATACGCCTGGATCTTCTAGCTTTAAAAGAGTTACAAGAATGGAAGGTGGAGGACAGGTCATTGCGCAGTCTCAAGGTTCTAAATCTTGTCTGTTTAGAGAACCTAAAGGAGATACCAGATGGATTGCAAAAAGTCACTACTCTCCAAAAGCTCCGTCTACTTGGCATGCCAGAGGAATTGGTAAATAGGGTTGAAAGAGATGTGGGAGTTGATTGGTATAAGATCAAACATATACCAACCATTAAGTTTAAATCAGGTCATTTCGGTGTTGAACTGCTAGAGCGTGTTTGA
- the LOC122071838 gene encoding uncharacterized protein LOC122071838 yields the protein MALSWSEWVSRPPILVLTSKLKRLKRDLKSWARSVFPNFDEDLECAKKTLNQIHDQIATEGMNGHLFAMEADAKTGLNKNSIRALKKPDGTIVEGYNQIGEYIVDFYERFHRASTTVNHEDLLDNIPKVLNQMDCYKMDYLPGNKEIRRAVWELDPDSSPGLDGFFSVFFRKCWDMVEVEVCNTMKQFFSTGSIPNGINNNFLVLIPKVDGANTLEKFRPLCMGNFFCKIISKVMAMRLKTLLPCLISEEQSAFQKGKMIDDNIAVASELAILMFSATRGGGLGLKIDIRKAYDTISWSFIFQVLSKFGFSNKWINWLHQLLLSTKISILVNGGPQGFFGVEHGLRQGDPISLMLFIIAEEVLSRGLSNLVQSKSLKPISGPRGVTTPGHILFADDIFIFTNASLRYVNALKSFLMKYQDFSGQCISFEKSKLFLGKIAPARKQTIADTLGIRICTFPTHYLGVEIFKGTVKKEALLPVMDKVKGRLTGWKGNLLSLAGRTELVRLVIAGIPNHSSAIYRWPSSLLSIMERWMRNFIWTGENETSRKIFVKWDSLCMPKEEGGLGIRRLRHTNKAMLCKLAWRIKHERTATSSFLKARFVKKDGNFKKGVSSSIALGVKKVWSFVEENERWIIGNGNLTNF from the exons ATGGCTTTGTCCTGGTCTGAATGGGTCTCTAGACCGCCTATCCTTGTTCTCACTTCTAAACTGAAGCGGCTGAAGAGGGACCTAAAATCCTGGGCGAGATCTGTCTTTCCTAACTTTGATGAAGACCTAGAGTGTGCGAAGAAGACTCTGAACCAGATTCATGACCAGATTGCAACTGAAGGGATGAACGGTCATCTATTTGCTATGGAAGCTGATGCGAAGACGGGATTG AACAAAAACTCAATCAGAGCTCTCAAGAAGCCGGATGGGACCATTGTGGAAGGGTATAATCAGATAGGGGAATATATTGTGGACTTTTACGAGAGGTTCCATAGAGCCTCCACCACAGTGAATCATGAGGATTTATTGGATAATATTCCAAAAGTTCTTAATCAGATGGACTGCTATAAGATGGACTATCTTCCTGGGAATAAGGAAATAAGGAGGGCAGTTTGGGAGCTCGACCCGGACAGCTCACCGGGCCTAGATGGATTCTTTAGTGTATTCTTTCGTAAATGCTGGGATATGGTGGAAGTGGAGGTTTGCAACACAATGAAACAGTTTTTCAGCACTGGGTCCATTCCAAATgggataaataataattttctggTGTTGATTCCAAAGGTGGATGGTGCAAATACTCTTGAGAAATTTCGGCCCCTTTGTATGGGCAACTTTTTCTGTAAAATCATATCCAAAGTTATGGCAATGCGCCTTAAGACTCTCCTCCCTTGTCTGATCTCAGAAGAGCAGAGTGCCTTTCAAAAGGGGAAAATGATCGACGACAATATAGCTGTGGCTTCTGAGCTTGCAATTTTAATGTTCTCTGCAACCAGAGGTGGGGGCCTTGGTCTTAAAATTGATATAAGGAAGGCCTATGACACTATTTCctggtcttttatttttcaggtgTTGAGTAAATTTGGcttctccaataaatggatcAATTGGCTACACCAACTCCTGCTATCGACCAAAATTTCTATTCTGGTGAACGGAGGTCCTCAGGGCTTCTTCGGGGTGGAGCATGGCTTGAGACAAGGTGACCCTATATCCCTCATGTTGTTTATCATAGCAGAAGAAGTTCTGTCTAGAGGGTTGTCAAACTTGGTTCAGAGCAAGAGTCTCAAACCAATCAGTGGCCCAAGAGGCGTTACTACTCCTGGACACATTTTATTCGCAGATGATATATTCATCTTCACCAACGCCTCATTGAGATATGTAAATGCTCTGAAATCTTTCTTGATGAAGTATCAGGACTTTTCAGGCCAATGCATCAGCTTTGAGAAAAGTAAGCTTTTCCTAGGAAAGATAGCTCCTGCTCGCAAGCAGACAATTGCTGATACCCTTGGAATTCGTATATGCACTTTCCCAACTCACTACTTAGGAGTTGAAATATTTAAGGGTACAGTGAAGAAAGAGGCTCTGCTTCCAGTGATGGACAAGGTGAAAGGCCGTCTAACGGGTTGGAAAGGAAACCTCTTGTCTTTGGCGGGCAGAACGGAGTTGGTCAGATTAGTTATTGCAGGTATCCCTAACCATAGTTCTGCTATTTATCGGTGGCCATCTTCCCTTTTGTCTATAATGGAAcgatggatgagaaacttcatTTGGACAGGGGAAAATGAAACGTCCAGGAAAATTTTTGTTAAATGGGACTCCCTTTGCATGCCTAAAGAGGAAGGTGGTTTAGGTATCAGGAGACTCCGTCATACCAATAAAGCTATGTTGTGCAAGCTTGCATGGAGGATCAAGCATGAGAGGACAGCCACCAGCTCCTTCCTTAAAGCCCGCTTTGTTAAAAAAGATGGTAATTTCAAAAAAGGagtttcttcctctattgcctTGGGGGTGAAAAAAGTTTGGAGTTTtgtggaagaaaatgaaagatggatTATCGGTAATGGTAATCTTAcaaatttctag